Within the Longimicrobium sp. genome, the region ACGACGCTGGCGTGGGGCCGCGCGCCCGTCACCGCCGAGGTGGACGGCTACGCGTGGAAGACCAGCGTCTGGCGCGAGAAGTCCGGCCGCACGCTTCTCCCCGTGCCGAAGGCCGCGCGCGGCGCCAAGGGCGATGGGGATTGCGTGAAGGTGCGGCTGAGCTACAGCATCCTCTGACGGAGGCGAGACGTGACCGAGTCCGCAGACGAGCGCGGGGCCGCCGATCTGCTCCGCCGCATCAACGAGGCATGGCTCGAGGGGCGGCCGCGCGACCTGGCGCCGCTCTTCGATCCGGGCATTGTCATGCGCTATCCCGGCGGACGCGCGGAGGGGCGCGACGCGATGGTCGGCGGCTTCGTCGCGTTCCTCGAGTCCGCGCGGGTGCACACGTTCGAGCACGACGAGCCGCAGGTCGACGTCGTGGGCGCCACGGCGGTGGCCAGCCTCGGCTTCACCATGGTCTACGAGCGCGAAGGATCGCGATATCGCTCCACCGGCCGCGACCTGTGGGTCTTCTCCGGCGACGGCGGCGAGTGGCGCGCCGTCTGGCGCACGATGCTCGACCTGACCGACGAGCCTGC harbors:
- a CDS encoding DUF1905 domain-containing protein, with the translated sequence MNEDGAMAYDVEFSATMFRYSGEGGWHFVTVPEEHAPSTTLAWGRAPVTAEVDGYAWKTSVWREKSGRTLLPVPKAARGAKGDGDCVKVRLSYSIL
- a CDS encoding nuclear transport factor 2 family protein, which produces MTESADERGAADLLRRINEAWLEGRPRDLAPLFDPGIVMRYPGGRAEGRDAMVGGFVAFLESARVHTFEHDEPQVDVVGATAVASLGFTMVYEREGSRYRSTGRDLWVFSGDGGEWRAVWRTMLDLTDEPADEA